A portion of the Homo sapiens chromosome 16, GRCh38.p14 Primary Assembly genome contains these proteins:
- the COQ7 gene encoding NADPH-dependent 3-demethoxyubiquinone 3-hydroxylase, mitochondrial isoform X1 — protein MSCAGAAAAPRLWRLRPGARRSLSAYGRRTSVRFRSSGMTLDNISRAAVDRIIRVDHAGEYGANRIYAGQMAVLGRTSVGPVIQKMWDQEKDHLKKFNELMVTFRVRPTVLMPLWNVLGFALGAGTALLGKEGAMACTVAVEESIAHHYNNQIRTLMEEDPEKYEELLQLIKKFRDEELEHHDIGLDHDAELAPAYAVLKSIIQAGCRVAIYLSERL, from the exons ATGAGTTGCGCCGGGGCGGCGGCGGCTCCCCGCCTTTGGCGGCTGCGCCCGGGGGCCCGGCGGTCCCTCTCAG CTTATGGAAGAAGAACCAGTGTCAGATTTCGCAGTTCAGGAATGACTTTAGACAATATCAGTCGGGCAGCTGTGGATCGAATAATCCGGGTGGATCATGCAGGCGAATATGGAGCAAACCGCATCTATGCCGGGCAGATGGCTGTCCTGGGTCGGACCAGCGTCGGGCCAGTCATTCAG AAAATGTGGGATCAAGAAAAGGACCATTTGAAAAAGTTCAATGAGTTGATGGTTACGTTCAGGGTCCGGCCAACAGTTCTGATGCCCTTGTGGAACGTGCTGGGGTTTGCACTGG GGGCGGGGACCGCCTTGCTCGGGAAGGAAGGTGCCATGGCCTGCACCGTGGCGGTGGAAGAGAGCATAGCACATCACTACAACAACCAGATCAGGACGCTGATGGAGGAGGACCCTGAAAAATACGAGGAACTTCTTCAG CTGATAAAGAAATTTCGGGATGAAGAGCTTGAGCACCATGACATAGGCCTCGACCATGATGCAGAATTG GCTCCAGCCTATGCCGTCCTGAAGAGCATTATCCAGGCCGGATGCAGAGTGGCGATATATTTATCAGAAAGATTATAA
- the COQ7 gene encoding NADPH-dependent 3-demethoxyubiquinone 3-hydroxylase, mitochondrial isoform 4 (isoform 4 is encoded by transcript variant 4) yields the protein MSCAGAAAAPRLWRLRPGARRSLSAYGRRTSVRFRSSGMTLDNISRAAVDRIIRVDHAGEYGANRIYAGQMAVLGRTSVGPVIQKMWDQEKDHLKKFNELMVTFRVRPTVLMPLWNVLGFALGAGTALLGKEGAMACTVAVEESIAHHYNNQIRTLMEEDPEKYEELLQAPAYAVLKSIIQAGCRVAIYLSERL from the exons ATGAGTTGCGCCGGGGCGGCGGCGGCTCCCCGCCTTTGGCGGCTGCGCCCGGGGGCCCGGCGGTCCCTCTCAG CTTATGGAAGAAGAACCAGTGTCAGATTTCGCAGTTCAGGAATGACTTTAGACAATATCAGTCGGGCAGCTGTGGATCGAATAATCCGGGTGGATCATGCAGGCGAATATGGAGCAAACCGCATCTATGCCGGGCAGATGGCTGTCCTGGGTCGGACCAGCGTCGGGCCAGTCATTCAG AAAATGTGGGATCAAGAAAAGGACCATTTGAAAAAGTTCAATGAGTTGATGGTTACGTTCAGGGTCCGGCCAACAGTTCTGATGCCCTTGTGGAACGTGCTGGGGTTTGCACTGG GGGCGGGGACCGCCTTGCTCGGGAAGGAAGGTGCCATGGCCTGCACCGTGGCGGTGGAAGAGAGCATAGCACATCACTACAACAACCAGATCAGGACGCTGATGGAGGAGGACCCTGAAAAATACGAGGAACTTCTTCAG GCTCCAGCCTATGCCGTCCTGAAGAGCATTATCCAGGCCGGATGCAGAGTGGCGATATATTTATCAGAAAGATTATAA
- the COQ7 gene encoding NADPH-dependent 3-demethoxyubiquinone 3-hydroxylase, mitochondrial isoform X2, translated as MGSQCHLPQMAYGRRTSVRFRSSGMTLDNISRAAVDRIIRVDHAGEYGANRIYAGQMAVLGRTSVGPVIQKMWDQEKDHLKKFNELMVTFRVRPTVLMPLWNVLGFALGAGTALLGKEGAMACTVAVEESIAHHYNNQIRTLMEEDPEKYEELLQLIKKFRDEELEHHDIGLDHDAELAPAYAVLKSIIQAGCRVAIYLSERL; from the exons ATGGGAAGCCAGTGCCACTTGCCACAAATGG CTTATGGAAGAAGAACCAGTGTCAGATTTCGCAGTTCAGGAATGACTTTAGACAATATCAGTCGGGCAGCTGTGGATCGAATAATCCGGGTGGATCATGCAGGCGAATATGGAGCAAACCGCATCTATGCCGGGCAGATGGCTGTCCTGGGTCGGACCAGCGTCGGGCCAGTCATTCAG AAAATGTGGGATCAAGAAAAGGACCATTTGAAAAAGTTCAATGAGTTGATGGTTACGTTCAGGGTCCGGCCAACAGTTCTGATGCCCTTGTGGAACGTGCTGGGGTTTGCACTGG GGGCGGGGACCGCCTTGCTCGGGAAGGAAGGTGCCATGGCCTGCACCGTGGCGGTGGAAGAGAGCATAGCACATCACTACAACAACCAGATCAGGACGCTGATGGAGGAGGACCCTGAAAAATACGAGGAACTTCTTCAG CTGATAAAGAAATTTCGGGATGAAGAGCTTGAGCACCATGACATAGGCCTCGACCATGATGCAGAATTG GCTCCAGCCTATGCCGTCCTGAAGAGCATTATCCAGGCCGGATGCAGAGTGGCGATATATTTATCAGAAAGATTATAA
- the COQ7 gene encoding NADPH-dependent 3-demethoxyubiquinone 3-hydroxylase, mitochondrial isoform 5 (isoform 5 is encoded by transcript variant 5): MGSQCHLPQMAYGRRTSVRFRSSGMTLDNISRAAVDRIIRVDHAGEYGANRIYAGQMAVLGRTSVGPVIQKMWDQEKDHLKKFNELMVTFRVRPTVLMPLWNVLGFALGAGTALLGKEGAMACTVAVEESIAHHYNNQIRTLMEEDPEKYEELLQAPAYAVLKSIIQAGCRVAIYLSERL, encoded by the exons ATGGGAAGCCAGTGCCACTTGCCACAAATGG CTTATGGAAGAAGAACCAGTGTCAGATTTCGCAGTTCAGGAATGACTTTAGACAATATCAGTCGGGCAGCTGTGGATCGAATAATCCGGGTGGATCATGCAGGCGAATATGGAGCAAACCGCATCTATGCCGGGCAGATGGCTGTCCTGGGTCGGACCAGCGTCGGGCCAGTCATTCAG AAAATGTGGGATCAAGAAAAGGACCATTTGAAAAAGTTCAATGAGTTGATGGTTACGTTCAGGGTCCGGCCAACAGTTCTGATGCCCTTGTGGAACGTGCTGGGGTTTGCACTGG GGGCGGGGACCGCCTTGCTCGGGAAGGAAGGTGCCATGGCCTGCACCGTGGCGGTGGAAGAGAGCATAGCACATCACTACAACAACCAGATCAGGACGCTGATGGAGGAGGACCCTGAAAAATACGAGGAACTTCTTCAG GCTCCAGCCTATGCCGTCCTGAAGAGCATTATCCAGGCCGGATGCAGAGTGGCGATATATTTATCAGAAAGATTATAA
- the COQ7 gene encoding NADPH-dependent 3-demethoxyubiquinone 3-hydroxylase, mitochondrial isoform 2 (isoform 2 is encoded by transcript variant 2), whose translation MTLDNISRAAVDRIIRVDHAGEYGANRIYAGQMAVLGRTSVGPVIQKMWDQEKDHLKKFNELMVTFRVRPTVLMPLWNVLGFALGAGTALLGKEGAMACTVAVEESIAHHYNNQIRTLMEEDPEKYEELLQLIKKFRDEELEHHDIGLDHDAELAPAYAVLKSIIQAGCRVAIYLSERL comes from the exons ATGACTTTAGACAATATCAGTCGGGCAGCTGTGGATCGAATAATCCGGGTGGATCATGCAGGCGAATATGGAGCAAACCGCATCTATGCCGGGCAGATGGCTGTCCTGGGTCGGACCAGCGTCGGGCCAGTCATTCAG AAAATGTGGGATCAAGAAAAGGACCATTTGAAAAAGTTCAATGAGTTGATGGTTACGTTCAGGGTCCGGCCAACAGTTCTGATGCCCTTGTGGAACGTGCTGGGGTTTGCACTGG GGGCGGGGACCGCCTTGCTCGGGAAGGAAGGTGCCATGGCCTGCACCGTGGCGGTGGAAGAGAGCATAGCACATCACTACAACAACCAGATCAGGACGCTGATGGAGGAGGACCCTGAAAAATACGAGGAACTTCTTCAG CTGATAAAGAAATTTCGGGATGAAGAGCTTGAGCACCATGACATAGGCCTCGACCATGATGCAGAATTG GCTCCAGCCTATGCCGTCCTGAAGAGCATTATCCAGGCCGGATGCAGAGTGGCGATATATTTATCAGAAAGATTATAA
- the COQ7 gene encoding NADPH-dependent 3-demethoxyubiquinone 3-hydroxylase, mitochondrial isoform 6 (isoform 6 is encoded by transcript variant 9) — protein MTLDNISRAAVDRIIRVDHAGEYGANRIYAGQMAVLGRTSVGPVIQKMWDQEKDHLKKFNELMVTFRVRPTVLMPLWNVLGFALGAGTALLGKEGAMACTVAVEESIAHHYNNQIRTLMEEDPEKYEELLQAPAYAVLKSIIQAGCRVAIYLSERL, from the exons ATGACTTTAGACAATATCAGTCGGGCAGCTGTGGATCGAATAATCCGGGTGGATCATGCAGGCGAATATGGAGCAAACCGCATCTATGCCGGGCAGATGGCTGTCCTGGGTCGGACCAGCGTCGGGCCAGTCATTCAG AAAATGTGGGATCAAGAAAAGGACCATTTGAAAAAGTTCAATGAGTTGATGGTTACGTTCAGGGTCCGGCCAACAGTTCTGATGCCCTTGTGGAACGTGCTGGGGTTTGCACTGG GGGCGGGGACCGCCTTGCTCGGGAAGGAAGGTGCCATGGCCTGCACCGTGGCGGTGGAAGAGAGCATAGCACATCACTACAACAACCAGATCAGGACGCTGATGGAGGAGGACCCTGAAAAATACGAGGAACTTCTTCAG GCTCCAGCCTATGCCGTCCTGAAGAGCATTATCCAGGCCGGATGCAGAGTGGCGATATATTTATCAGAAAGATTATAA